One part of the Mariniblastus fucicola genome encodes these proteins:
- a CDS encoding carbon storage regulator has product MLVLSRKIEQEVCLPELGVNIKVLNVKGNTVRLGIEAPQDIHILRGELNEIRKEFQTEFEIPTEDLSGFKKQVA; this is encoded by the coding sequence ATGCTTGTTTTGTCACGAAAGATAGAACAGGAAGTTTGCCTTCCTGAACTTGGAGTCAACATCAAGGTGCTCAACGTCAAAGGCAACACGGTTCGATTGGGAATTGAAGCTCCGCAGGACATTCACATCCTGCGAGGTGAGCTTAACGAGATTCGCAAAGAGTTCCAAACTGAATTCGAGATTCCGACTGAAGATCTTTCGGGTTTCAAGAAACAGGTTGCCTGA
- a CDS encoding ABC transporter ATP-binding protein: MIHTDENQHDQQPDLMIEAIGLGKFYGDFAAAQNISFAVPRGQVCAFLGPNGAGKSTTMKMLTGYLAPCEGEARIAGFDGDSDRLKAADRLGYLPENGPLYPEMTPLSFLSYVGETRCLGSAFLNERLDYVARMCSLKEVWHKPIGKLSRGFRQRIGMAQALLHDPDVLILDEPTSGLDPNQVRGVRELIEELAETKTILLSTHILREVHACCSRVLLINEGRLVFDGPTSELGDSDDVLEGKFHELTLVTA, translated from the coding sequence ATGATTCACACAGATGAAAACCAGCATGACCAACAACCCGACCTGATGATCGAGGCGATCGGCCTGGGAAAGTTCTACGGAGATTTTGCGGCGGCTCAAAACATTTCGTTTGCGGTGCCTCGCGGACAGGTCTGTGCGTTTCTCGGACCCAACGGAGCCGGTAAATCAACGACGATGAAAATGTTGACCGGCTATCTGGCGCCCTGCGAAGGCGAGGCTCGAATCGCGGGCTTTGATGGCGATTCCGACCGCCTCAAAGCAGCGGATCGACTGGGATACTTGCCCGAAAATGGCCCGCTTTATCCGGAAATGACGCCGCTCTCCTTCCTCAGCTACGTTGGCGAAACCCGCTGCCTGGGATCCGCGTTTTTGAACGAGCGTTTGGACTACGTGGCTCGGATGTGTTCGCTGAAAGAAGTTTGGCACAAACCGATCGGCAAGCTCTCGCGCGGTTTTCGGCAACGTATTGGAATGGCTCAGGCGTTGTTGCACGACCCCGACGTTTTGATCCTCGATGAACCAACCAGCGGTCTTGATCCGAATCAGGTTCGTGGTGTTCGCGAACTGATCGAAGAGTTGGCAGAGACAAAAACGATTTTGCTGTCGACGCATATTTTGCGTGAGGTTCATGCGTGCTGCAGTCGTGTGCTGTTGATCAACGAAGGCCGTTTGGTGTTCGATGGTCCAACGAGTGAGCTTGGAGACAGCGATGATGTTCTCGAAGGCAAGTTTCACGAGCTCACGCTGGTGACCGCATAA
- a CDS encoding Gldg family protein — protein MPRFQVIRSIFRRNFSSYFSGVIGYLFIIAFVVAGAALAFNGRFFTANEPNLDQLSAWYPLLLLFIIPAITMSVWADEKKAGTDELLFTMPATDGEVLLGKYFSVLAVYTVALLFSLSHIFVLAFLGNPDWGLIATTYVGYWMAGAALCAAGMLASVMTGSSAVAFVLGVLFCSVPVFIGQLGGFLGFRELFEEFSMQEQFRDFSMGIIPLSGVVYFLGFTLFMLFVNMVLIGKRHWRSSQRRSTAIQFAIRAICVGIMLSCATAWAGYTALRVDATSERLFSLSDSTQTILSDLDSERPIEIQAFLSPDVPREYVDTRKQLVGMLRQFDELGGSKLKVRYIDVEPFSEQAEEAEHFGIEPQRVMTQRDGRRSEADVFLGAVVISSYDKVVVPFFGKGLPIEYELTRSVQTVAEKERHTVGVLRTDAQLTGSQQWQIVTELKKQYNVKEISPSSRINADEFDVLMAVLPSSLTDSEMKNLVDYVKSGQPALIFDDPFPLTFNNGFGVSNAPRQPKSSGGGMMGGSARGEQKASDGRASKLTQALGIVWDYDQVVFDANNPHPEFSNLPYEYVFATRDNNADAFSADHVATQGLQEIIAIYSGTVSQSNVLEDHEIDFTPLIRTSAESGILRWNEFVDEGGFNMFSMQSAANPKRNPVRRMDSFAHALAAQVKSTKEGDKLNAIYVADIDMISDFFFQERNLGNLGITFDNVPFVLNAVDSLVGDESFIALRSRRAKHRTLTRVESQKRVFLEEANRAEAKSDADAIAELAKRREELGKRVKEIQENDDLDPIAKAQMLNAAQQAEQQRFSLAEAQIEQRKNDEIRKIRAQTNRQIKSLESGIRSWATWLPAVPAMLMGLVVFFQRTQAEKKNVTESRRRD, from the coding sequence ATGCCAAGATTCCAAGTCATTCGTTCGATATTCCGTCGAAACTTCTCCAGCTATTTCTCGGGAGTGATTGGTTATCTGTTCATCATCGCTTTCGTCGTCGCCGGAGCAGCTCTCGCGTTCAACGGGCGATTCTTCACCGCCAACGAACCAAATCTCGACCAACTTTCAGCCTGGTACCCGCTGTTGTTGCTGTTCATCATTCCGGCGATCACGATGAGCGTTTGGGCCGATGAAAAGAAGGCGGGAACGGACGAGCTACTGTTCACCATGCCAGCCACCGACGGCGAAGTCCTGCTGGGAAAATACTTTTCCGTTCTGGCCGTTTACACGGTGGCGTTGCTGTTTTCATTGAGCCACATTTTCGTGCTGGCTTTCCTCGGCAACCCAGACTGGGGATTGATCGCGACGACTTACGTTGGCTACTGGATGGCCGGAGCCGCACTTTGCGCCGCCGGCATGTTGGCTTCGGTGATGACCGGCAGTTCCGCAGTTGCGTTTGTGCTGGGCGTACTTTTTTGTAGCGTTCCCGTTTTCATCGGTCAGCTGGGAGGGTTTCTTGGGTTCCGCGAACTGTTTGAAGAGTTCAGTATGCAGGAGCAGTTCCGCGATTTCAGCATGGGCATCATTCCGCTCTCCGGCGTCGTCTACTTTCTTGGCTTCACGCTGTTCATGCTGTTCGTCAACATGGTCCTGATCGGCAAGCGACATTGGCGATCGTCTCAGCGCCGCAGCACGGCGATCCAGTTCGCGATCCGCGCGATTTGCGTGGGAATTATGTTGTCATGTGCCACAGCCTGGGCTGGATACACAGCACTTCGCGTCGACGCGACTTCGGAGAGGCTGTTCAGTCTGTCTGATTCAACGCAAACGATCCTGAGCGACCTGGATTCCGAGAGACCGATCGAGATTCAGGCTTTCCTCAGCCCGGACGTGCCTCGCGAATATGTCGACACACGAAAACAGCTGGTCGGTATGCTTCGGCAGTTCGATGAGTTGGGAGGTAGCAAGCTGAAGGTTCGTTACATCGATGTCGAACCGTTTAGCGAGCAAGCCGAAGAAGCCGAACATTTTGGCATTGAACCACAGCGAGTGATGACTCAGCGTGACGGCCGACGCAGTGAAGCCGACGTTTTCCTCGGAGCGGTCGTGATCAGCAGCTACGACAAAGTTGTCGTCCCGTTTTTCGGAAAAGGTCTGCCGATCGAATACGAACTGACGCGTAGTGTGCAGACGGTCGCTGAGAAAGAACGCCACACCGTAGGGGTTCTGCGCACCGATGCTCAGTTGACCGGATCGCAGCAATGGCAGATCGTGACCGAGCTGAAGAAGCAGTACAACGTCAAGGAAATTTCGCCTTCTTCGAGAATCAACGCTGACGAGTTCGACGTGCTGATGGCGGTGCTGCCTTCATCGCTGACCGATTCAGAAATGAAGAACCTTGTCGACTATGTCAAATCTGGCCAGCCGGCTCTGATCTTCGACGACCCGTTTCCGCTGACGTTCAACAACGGTTTTGGGGTCAGCAATGCGCCGCGACAACCAAAAAGTTCGGGTGGCGGAATGATGGGTGGTAGTGCTCGTGGCGAACAGAAAGCCAGTGATGGTCGCGCCTCGAAGCTGACGCAAGCTTTGGGCATCGTTTGGGACTACGACCAGGTTGTCTTCGACGCCAACAATCCGCATCCCGAATTCTCAAACTTGCCGTACGAGTACGTTTTTGCGACTCGCGACAACAACGCCGACGCGTTCTCGGCCGATCACGTCGCAACGCAAGGCCTGCAAGAGATCATCGCAATCTACTCAGGAACCGTTTCGCAGAGCAACGTGCTTGAGGATCACGAGATTGACTTCACGCCGCTGATTCGCACTTCTGCCGAATCCGGTATCCTGCGATGGAACGAGTTCGTGGACGAAGGTGGCTTCAACATGTTCAGCATGCAATCCGCGGCGAATCCGAAACGCAACCCGGTTCGACGCATGGATTCCTTTGCTCATGCTCTGGCGGCACAAGTCAAATCCACGAAAGAAGGCGACAAGCTCAACGCGATCTACGTTGCCGACATAGACATGATTTCTGACTTCTTTTTTCAGGAGCGAAATCTGGGCAACCTTGGCATCACGTTCGACAACGTTCCTTTCGTCCTCAATGCCGTCGATTCGCTGGTCGGCGATGAGTCATTCATTGCTCTTCGCAGTCGCCGTGCGAAACACCGAACGCTGACTCGAGTCGAAAGCCAAAAACGGGTTTTCCTCGAAGAAGCCAATCGCGCCGAAGCGAAATCCGACGCCGATGCGATTGCCGAACTGGCGAAACGACGTGAGGAACTTGGCAAACGCGTCAAAGAGATTCAGGAGAACGATGATCTCGATCCGATCGCGAAGGCGCAGATGCTCAATGCCGCTCAGCAGGCCGAGCAACAACGCTTTAGTCTTGCCGAAGCCCAAATCGAGCAGCGAAAAAACGACGAGATCCGCAAGATACGAGCTCAAACGAATCGGCAGATCAAATCTTTGGAGTCGGGCATTCGCAGTTGGGCCACCTGGCTACCCGCGGTGCCCGCAATGCTGATGGGTTTGGTCGTGTTCTTCCAACGGACTCAGGCGGAGAAGAAAAACGTGACCGAATCC